Proteins from one Deltaproteobacteria bacterium genomic window:
- a CDS encoding DNA polymerase ligase N-terminal domain-containing protein, protein MREIPEFAVRKHKTEKPHFDLVLIRNGQRRHWIIPNSIPKKYGEKRIAVEEDYHDEVDAGGKSSRAPEDRYGGGASELWDRGDCEVVESKKFKLVIKAGGEKFRGNYLLFLPGWGRWTKRRLWVIERIRGNS, encoded by the coding sequence ATGAGAGAAATACCTGAATTCGCAGTACGAAAACATAAAACGGAAAAGCCTCACTTCGATCTTGTGCTCATTCGGAACGGGCAAAGAAGGCACTGGATTATCCCGAACAGCATTCCGAAAAAATACGGGGAGAAGAGAATCGCGGTAGAGGAGGACTATCATGATGAGGTTGATGCGGGCGGAAAGTCATCGAGAGCCCCGGAAGACAGATACGGCGGCGGGGCATCGGAGCTCTGGGACAGAGGCGATTGCGAAGTTGTCGAATCCAAGAAATTCAAGCTCGTCATAAAAGCAGGCGGAGAGAAATTCCGGGGTAATTATCTTTTGTTTCTTCCGGGCTGGGGCAGATGGACGAAAAGAAGGCTCTGGGTGATTGAGAGAATCAGGGGAAATTCATAA
- a CDS encoding type III pantothenate kinase translates to MLLAVDIGNTNIVFGIFEGSKIACHWRIATDKSKTADEYGILFRKLMELKEIDIKSVTGAVICCVVPHIQSTVFDALKIYFDVSPVVIGPGVKSGMPILYHNPREVGADRIVNSVAAFDKYRKSIIIVDFGTATTFDCISEKGEYMGGVITPGLLISADALYREASKLPRVEILKPESIIGKTTVESIQSGLVHGYAGLVDGIVEKIKSEMKTKPHVLATGGIAHLIAPESRTIETVDDFLALRGLKLIYERNT, encoded by the coding sequence ATGCTGCTTGCGGTTGACATCGGCAATACGAACATCGTTTTCGGTATATTCGAGGGCAGTAAAATTGCCTGCCACTGGAGAATCGCAACGGACAAATCAAAGACAGCCGACGAATACGGCATATTGTTCAGAAAGCTGATGGAGTTAAAGGAGATAGATATAAAATCGGTGACCGGAGCGGTGATTTGCTGCGTCGTGCCGCACATACAGTCAACCGTTTTCGATGCCCTAAAAATCTATTTCGATGTAAGCCCTGTTGTCATAGGCCCCGGGGTGAAGAGCGGAATGCCGATATTATATCACAACCCCAGGGAAGTGGGGGCCGACAGGATAGTGAACAGCGTGGCCGCCTTCGATAAATACAGGAAGAGCATTATAATAGTCGATTTCGGCACGGCCACTACTTTCGACTGCATATCGGAGAAAGGGGAATATATGGGAGGGGTGATCACGCCCGGGCTCCTGATCTCCGCAGACGCCCTTTACAGGGAAGCGTCCAAACTGCCGAGGGTGGAAATACTAAAGCCCGAGAGCATAATCGGAAAGACCACAGTCGAGAGCATTCAGTCGGGGCTTGTGCACGGGTACGCGGGGCTCGTGGACGGTATAGTGGAAAAAATAAAATCCGAGATGAAAACGAAGCCTCACGTTCTCGCCACGGGGGGAATCGCGCATCTTATAGCTCCCGAGAGCAGGACAATCGAGACAGTGGACGACTTCCTCGCGCTCAGGGGACTCAAACTCATATATGAGAGAAATACCTGA
- a CDS encoding glutamine amidotransferase has protein sequence MDKAVSKLVFLNPPGAVEWVLLILFFLIVIYGSLRSVRHLRSARRKAAIVSLHITAFILISIILMNPALRIESYKEQKRNLAVLVDGSWSMNLAGDRSGESRIEAARGFLETNNDFFTGLEKNFFVDYYSFDESLKPVTPESILRETPEGIHTDLSGMVGQLRNRAERGELDEVILISDGGDNGDESENTGENLKDSGVRINTVGAVTEERTDDFWVDEINSSEVSFLRYPYSVEVVVKSAERGGMKIPVSLYEGDKLISIKEAPIDSASKQGKVEFGINPITLGRKIYTVSIPVLSDELVHENNQKSFYTDVIINKIRVLHVAGSPSWDVRFLRKTLKRNPNIDLVSFFILRDPSDLVFATENELSLIPFPVNEIFGSELGTFDIVIFQNFNFQPYGIFGFHLRSIKDYVLNDGGAFLMIGGSKSFDSGNYGRTPISEILPVELDYLPRTLSETISDDTFHPKLTIAGKNHPIMKITPNKEENERQWNNMPELEGFNIVQGLNPEAVPLLVSPEGEPIFAVAKVKSGKVGTFLSDSSWKWNFVKGSEGDVSPHYERFWNRLFLWFVNDPELDDIRIETDKAIYNPGENPELKINVLNLEEDEVEIKPLLTLPDGSKIDITPEKVSSERYTGRIEAPEPGTYGVSLDRAGDTGPHADSEPGRISFIVIPPDREVRGPTANTGLLRSIASGTGGSYINVKDDPEKLKIDRSGKKTITGYETVALWDKPVFFLLIMALLFSDWFLRRRWGLK, from the coding sequence ATGGACAAAGCGGTAAGCAAGCTCGTTTTTCTCAACCCTCCAGGCGCGGTGGAATGGGTTTTATTAATCCTGTTTTTTCTGATTGTCATATACGGCTCTCTCAGAAGCGTGAGGCACCTGCGAAGCGCGCGAAGGAAAGCCGCGATAGTCTCGCTCCATATTACGGCGTTCATTCTAATCTCGATAATTCTGATGAACCCCGCGTTGAGAATAGAAAGTTATAAAGAGCAAAAGAGAAACCTGGCGGTTCTCGTCGACGGCTCGTGGAGCATGAATCTCGCTGGAGACAGAAGCGGCGAGTCCAGAATAGAAGCGGCGAGAGGCTTTTTGGAAACGAACAACGATTTCTTCACCGGTCTTGAAAAGAACTTTTTTGTGGACTACTACAGTTTCGATGAGAGCCTGAAGCCCGTGACTCCGGAATCGATCTTGCGGGAGACGCCCGAAGGCATACACACGGATTTAAGCGGGATGGTCGGCCAGCTAAGGAACAGGGCCGAAAGGGGGGAGCTCGACGAAGTCATTCTGATATCGGACGGGGGAGACAACGGGGACGAGTCCGAAAACACCGGTGAAAACCTGAAGGACTCCGGAGTAAGAATTAATACGGTGGGAGCGGTTACAGAGGAGAGAACGGATGATTTCTGGGTCGATGAAATAAATTCGAGCGAGGTTTCCTTTCTCAGATACCCTTACTCCGTTGAGGTCGTCGTTAAATCCGCCGAAAGGGGCGGAATGAAAATTCCCGTGTCCCTCTACGAGGGAGATAAACTGATTTCGATAAAAGAGGCCCCGATAGACTCCGCCTCTAAACAGGGAAAGGTGGAGTTCGGGATTAATCCGATAACGCTCGGGAGAAAGATTTATACCGTATCGATCCCCGTTCTATCCGACGAGCTCGTACACGAGAACAACCAGAAGTCCTTTTATACGGACGTGATAATAAATAAGATCCGGGTGCTGCACGTGGCGGGAAGCCCGTCCTGGGACGTAAGGTTCCTGAGAAAGACGCTCAAGCGGAACCCGAATATCGACCTCGTTTCATTCTTCATCTTGAGAGACCCTTCGGACCTGGTATTCGCCACGGAAAACGAGCTCAGCCTCATACCCTTCCCGGTGAACGAAATATTCGGAAGCGAGCTCGGGACATTCGACATCGTTATATTCCAGAACTTTAATTTCCAGCCCTACGGCATCTTCGGATTTCACCTGAGGAGCATTAAGGACTACGTGCTTAACGACGGGGGGGCGTTTCTGATGATAGGAGGGAGCAAGAGCTTCGACAGCGGCAATTACGGGAGGACTCCGATCTCCGAGATTCTGCCCGTAGAGCTCGATTACCTGCCCCGCACACTGTCGGAAACAATAAGCGACGACACATTTCACCCCAAGCTCACAATCGCCGGCAAGAACCACCCGATAATGAAAATAACTCCGAATAAAGAGGAGAACGAAAGACAGTGGAACAATATGCCGGAGCTTGAGGGATTTAACATTGTGCAGGGATTAAACCCCGAAGCCGTGCCGCTTCTTGTCTCTCCCGAGGGAGAGCCCATATTTGCCGTGGCCAAGGTTAAATCGGGCAAGGTCGGGACATTCCTCTCGGACTCCTCATGGAAATGGAATTTTGTAAAGGGAAGCGAGGGCGACGTATCCCCTCATTATGAGAGATTCTGGAACAGGCTCTTTCTCTGGTTCGTAAACGACCCGGAGCTCGATGATATACGCATTGAAACCGATAAGGCCATATACAATCCGGGAGAGAACCCCGAATTAAAAATAAACGTGCTGAACCTCGAAGAGGACGAGGTCGAAATTAAGCCTCTGCTGACGCTCCCGGACGGGAGCAAAATCGATATTACTCCCGAGAAGGTATCCTCCGAGAGATATACCGGGCGGATAGAGGCCCCGGAGCCCGGAACATACGGCGTATCGCTGGACAGAGCGGGGGACACGGGACCGCACGCGGATTCCGAACCCGGACGGATATCGTTTATTGTCATCCCTCCCGATAGGGAAGTGCGGGGACCTACCGCGAATACGGGACTTTTAAGATCTATAGCCTCCGGGACGGGCGGGAGCTATATCAACGTAAAAGACGATCCCGAGAAGCTTAAAATAGACCGCTCCGGAAAGAAAACCATAACGGGTTACGAGACTGTAGCGCTGTGGGACAAGCCTGTATTTTTTCTCCTGATAATGGCATTATTATTCTCTGACTGGTTTTTGAGAAGAAGGTGGGGTCTCAAATAA
- a CDS encoding LLM class flavin-dependent oxidoreductase, whose amino-acid sequence MNKIGIVVPYWSDIKKEELIEVARLAEELGYHSLWVPEMWGRDAFSILGLLATCTNKIKLGTGVIPVYSRTPAVIAQTLATLDEISGGRMMLGLGTSGPAVIESWHGLKFEKPLQRTREYVEIIKMILDSKRANYEGEIFSLSGFRLQFSPLRSDVPVLVAAIGPKNITLTGEVADGWIPFMIPVEHIEDATEHLRRGARSRGREPEKIMICPYVTSLVSEDADSARSAVKEHIAYYVGGMGAFYRDTVSRYGFGDEARVIYDAWKKGGRNDAADGVSGRMLDSLSVSGDAAHGKSIINEYYRHGVDFPILVFPPKASRPLVRETILGLAPGG is encoded by the coding sequence ATGAATAAAATCGGTATCGTTGTCCCTTACTGGAGCGATATTAAAAAAGAAGAGCTCATCGAGGTAGCGCGGCTCGCCGAGGAGCTCGGGTACCACTCCCTCTGGGTTCCCGAGATGTGGGGGAGGGACGCGTTTTCAATCCTGGGTCTCCTGGCTACTTGCACGAATAAGATAAAACTCGGCACCGGCGTAATACCGGTCTATAGCCGCACGCCCGCTGTCATCGCCCAGACTCTGGCGACGCTCGATGAGATTTCAGGCGGCCGCATGATGCTCGGCCTCGGTACGAGCGGTCCTGCGGTAATAGAAAGCTGGCACGGCCTTAAATTCGAGAAGCCCCTTCAGCGCACGAGAGAATATGTAGAGATAATAAAGATGATTCTCGATTCAAAGAGGGCTAATTACGAAGGGGAAATATTCTCTCTGAGCGGTTTTCGTCTCCAGTTCAGCCCTTTGAGGAGCGACGTCCCCGTTCTGGTTGCGGCCATCGGGCCTAAAAACATCACGCTTACTGGGGAGGTCGCGGACGGATGGATTCCCTTCATGATACCCGTGGAGCATATAGAAGACGCAACAGAACATCTCCGTCGAGGCGCTCGGTCAAGGGGAAGAGAGCCTGAGAAAATTATGATATGCCCTTATGTCACGTCCCTGGTGTCAGAGGACGCGGATTCGGCGAGAAGCGCCGTTAAAGAGCATATCGCCTACTACGTGGGCGGGATGGGAGCGTTTTACAGGGATACAGTGAGCCGTTACGGTTTCGGTGACGAGGCGCGCGTCATATACGATGCGTGGAAGAAGGGCGGCAGGAACGATGCCGCAGACGGTGTGAGCGGCCGCATGCTCGACTCCCTGTCGGTTTCAGGCGACGCCGCGCACGGCAAGTCGATAATAAATGAGTACTACAGACATGGGGTCGATTTCCCCATTCTTGTTTTCCCCCCTAAAGCCTCGCGTCCGCTTGTGAGAGAGACGATCCTCGGTCTCGCTCCCGGGGGCTAA
- a CDS encoding SLC13 family permease, with protein sequence MKKNLVIVLSGLVSFAIYFLLPVEKEILKGLSILFFIAALWLTEAVPLTVTALLTPILAVLTGILDVKGALSHFANPVIFLFMGGFALAAALHKHGLDELIAGRIMKAAGKKSLYSILGLFLSTALLSMWISNTATAAIMLPVALGIISNFKDPSPSRDAFILLGVAYSANIGGIGTIVGSPPNAITAANLGLSFRDWIAVGAPIVAILMPIMIAVLYYVLKPALPERNIQPSGNINAPKTRDMYKVGLIFLVIVTLWLFSRPISKMLGIEGDFDSIVALFGIFLLVFFRTIKWNEIQRFTDWGVLILFGGGLVLSAVLSETGASGYLAGLVETHMSVYGPFPLILGSVLLMIFLTEVASNTASAAIMVPIFLALGQETIHSSPRTIALSVGIAASCAFMLPVATPPNALVYGTEKVRQRTMIKTGLYLNIIFAVVISVVGYIFLK encoded by the coding sequence ATGAAAAAGAATCTTGTTATAGTTTTAAGCGGCCTGGTTTCATTCGCGATTTACTTTCTTTTACCCGTAGAAAAAGAAATTCTCAAAGGCCTGTCCATTTTATTTTTCATAGCCGCCCTGTGGCTGACCGAGGCTGTTCCCCTTACCGTAACCGCGCTGCTCACGCCGATTCTCGCGGTACTGACCGGAATCCTGGACGTGAAGGGGGCGCTCAGCCACTTCGCCAATCCGGTCATATTTCTATTCATGGGCGGGTTCGCGCTCGCCGCGGCGCTCCACAAACACGGCCTCGATGAGCTTATCGCGGGGCGGATAATGAAGGCCGCGGGCAAGAAATCACTCTATTCGATTCTGGGGTTATTTTTATCGACGGCGCTCCTCAGCATGTGGATAAGCAATACCGCTACCGCCGCGATCATGCTTCCGGTGGCGCTCGGAATTATATCGAATTTTAAAGACCCCTCCCCCTCAAGGGACGCCTTTATACTTCTGGGGGTCGCGTATTCGGCAAATATAGGGGGGATCGGGACCATTGTAGGAAGCCCCCCAAACGCGATAACCGCCGCCAATCTCGGACTCAGCTTCAGGGACTGGATAGCGGTGGGGGCACCTATCGTGGCAATCCTGATGCCGATTATGATCGCAGTCCTTTACTACGTGCTTAAACCGGCCCTCCCCGAGCGAAATATTCAGCCTTCAGGCAACATCAACGCCCCTAAAACAAGGGATATGTACAAGGTGGGTCTTATATTCCTGGTCATCGTCACGCTGTGGCTGTTCAGCAGACCGATCTCTAAAATGCTAGGAATAGAAGGGGATTTCGACTCCATAGTGGCCCTCTTCGGGATTTTCCTCCTCGTCTTTTTCAGGACCATAAAATGGAACGAGATACAAAGATTTACGGACTGGGGCGTGCTGATTCTTTTCGGCGGGGGGCTAGTCCTGAGCGCGGTCTTATCGGAGACGGGCGCAAGCGGCTATCTGGCGGGGCTTGTGGAAACCCATATGTCCGTATACGGTCCGTTTCCGCTTATTCTCGGCTCGGTGCTGCTCATGATATTCCTTACGGAGGTAGCGAGCAACACCGCAAGCGCGGCAATAATGGTCCCGATTTTTCTGGCGCTCGGTCAGGAGACGATTCATTCCTCGCCCAGGACTATCGCGCTGAGCGTGGGGATAGCAGCCTCGTGCGCGTTCATGCTCCCTGTGGCGACTCCGCCTAACGCGCTCGTCTACGGGACCGAGAAGGTACGGCAGAGGACAATGATAAAAACGGGGCTTTATTTAAATATTATCTTCGCGGTGGTGATATCGGTCGTCGGCTATATTTTCTTGAAATAG
- a CDS encoding thioesterase family protein: MRKSFQTGMFIEKKIETKPEMAASRFHENSPRVLSSPSLVTFMQTTCADLMAPFLDNTEMVVSVRIEMSHFASAPIGSPINIRAEIVKIEGDKVYFKIEAYDDVEKIATGYNDMYIINEERFKKGIRRKQQFQSPKAETG, from the coding sequence ATGAGAAAATCGTTTCAGACCGGGATGTTCATAGAAAAAAAGATAGAGACGAAGCCTGAAATGGCGGCTTCCCGCTTTCATGAGAACTCGCCCCGCGTGCTGTCGAGTCCTTCGCTCGTAACTTTCATGCAGACGACATGCGCCGATCTGATGGCCCCCTTCCTGGACAATACGGAAATGGTGGTCAGCGTCAGGATCGAAATGAGTCATTTCGCCTCCGCCCCGATCGGATCTCCAATAAATATCAGGGCCGAGATCGTTAAAATAGAAGGCGATAAGGTCTATTTCAAGATCGAAGCCTATGACGACGTGGAGAAGATAGCGACGGGATATAATGATATGTACATTATCAACGAGGAAAGGTTCAAGAAGGGCATCAGAAGAAAGCAGCAATTTCAGTCCCCGAAGGCGGAGACGGGGTAA
- a CDS encoding aminopeptidase: MDKLMSAAHIAVRDCMAVKEGENVLVITDEPLRKIGYALWEAARDGEAEAVIVEIIPRKSNGEEPPAPVAELMKLMDVVLIPTSKSLSHTDSRRNACKAGVRIATLPGITEETMVRTLNADYEKIAERSDKLAGVISRGSRVQITTDKGTDINLVIEGREGNSDTGLNHSRGDFSNLPAGEAYVAPLEGKSEGVIVFDGSMAGVGKLDNEVIRVKVEEGFATEITGGKGAEKLLSIMEPFGKPAFNLAELGIGTHDKALITGSVLEDEKAIGTIHIAFGDNKSMGGTVRVASHLDGVVMNPTVVVDDAVIMKNGKLLII; this comes from the coding sequence ATGGATAAACTTATGAGTGCTGCGCATATTGCTGTAAGGGACTGCATGGCTGTGAAAGAGGGGGAGAACGTGCTCGTTATAACGGACGAGCCGCTGAGAAAAATCGGATACGCCCTGTGGGAAGCGGCCCGGGACGGGGAAGCGGAAGCGGTGATTGTAGAGATAATACCCAGGAAATCTAACGGCGAGGAGCCGCCTGCGCCCGTGGCCGAGCTGATGAAGCTAATGGACGTGGTACTGATACCCACGTCGAAATCTTTAAGCCACACGGACTCAAGAAGAAACGCATGCAAGGCGGGCGTAAGGATCGCTACACTGCCTGGAATTACGGAGGAAACGATGGTCAGAACTCTTAACGCCGATTACGAGAAGATCGCCGAGAGGAGCGATAAGCTGGCCGGGGTTATAAGCCGCGGCTCCAGGGTACAAATCACAACGGACAAGGGAACGGACATTAATCTCGTGATCGAGGGGAGAGAGGGGAATTCGGACACGGGATTAAATCACAGCCGGGGGGATTTCAGCAATCTGCCCGCGGGAGAGGCCTACGTGGCCCCGCTCGAAGGGAAGTCAGAAGGGGTTATAGTTTTTGACGGCTCCATGGCGGGGGTGGGGAAGCTCGACAATGAAGTTATCAGGGTCAAGGTCGAGGAGGGATTCGCCACTGAAATCACAGGAGGGAAAGGGGCCGAGAAGCTGCTGTCAATAATGGAGCCCTTCGGGAAGCCCGCTTTTAACCTTGCCGAGCTCGGCATCGGAACCCATGACAAGGCTCTTATCACCGGAAGCGTGCTCGAGGATGAAAAAGCGATAGGCACAATACACATAGCTTTCGGGGACAACAAAAGCATGGGCGGTACCGTGAGGGTCGCGAGCCATCTGGACGGAGTGGTAATGAACCCGACGGTGGTGGTTGACGATGCGGTAATAATGAAAAACGGAAAGCTTCTTATAATATGA
- the mce gene encoding methylmalonyl-CoA epimerase, whose product MGKGILQNLYHVAVAVNDIDAVEKIYETALGLRVEHREVVEEQGVRTSMLVPEKGGTAIELLEPLDENSPITKFLDKRGEGIHHICFMVDDIESALERLKKEGVRLIDETPRPGAYNSRVAFIHPKAVNGVLIELAELSEDE is encoded by the coding sequence GTGGGTAAAGGCATCCTTCAAAACCTGTATCACGTGGCGGTCGCCGTTAACGATATCGACGCGGTGGAGAAAATTTACGAGACCGCGCTCGGTCTCAGGGTAGAGCACAGGGAGGTGGTGGAGGAGCAGGGAGTCAGGACTTCCATGCTCGTGCCGGAGAAGGGAGGGACGGCCATAGAGCTTCTTGAGCCTCTCGACGAAAACTCCCCGATTACCAAATTTCTGGACAAAAGGGGAGAGGGTATTCACCATATTTGTTTCATGGTCGATGATATAGAGTCTGCTCTCGAGAGGCTTAAAAAAGAAGGCGTGAGACTTATAGACGAGACCCCGCGTCCGGGCGCTTACAATTCAAGGGTAGCTTTCATACACCCCAAAGCCGTAAACGGAGTGCTCATAGAGCTCGCCGAGCTCTCGGAGGATGAATAA
- a CDS encoding lipocalin-like domain-containing protein codes for MKRPEQRAAPKLDVARMLSEDGAEGFERAYEKRPFVFPEDFGPHPEFQTEWWYYTGNVTSPSGRRFGYQLTFFRRGLSPENPDRESKWGTNQVYFAHFALSDIREEEFHSYERWGRGSMGLAGAAAGPFKVWVGEWSVKKTGDLYELAANAESVSIDLKLNPLKPVVLQGDEGLSQKSKEPGNASYYFSQTRLETSGTVSVEGGEYEVRGLSWLDREWSTSALGPEQEGWDWFSLQFDDGRELMLYRLRLKGGGMDASSSGTLVSEDGSVVPLSADEFEIEVLDRWKSPDTGIVYPSGWLIKIPGLGMEFAVTPYQAGQELLLSFVYWEGAVGVSGGGLEGSGYVELTGYGDSL; via the coding sequence ATGAAGAGACCTGAGCAACGGGCCGCTCCCAAGCTGGACGTGGCCCGGATGCTTTCGGAAGACGGAGCGGAGGGGTTCGAGAGGGCTTATGAAAAACGCCCCTTCGTTTTTCCGGAGGACTTCGGGCCGCATCCCGAATTCCAGACTGAATGGTGGTACTACACCGGCAATGTGACCTCTCCGTCCGGCAGGCGCTTCGGATACCAGCTTACGTTTTTCAGAAGGGGGCTCAGTCCGGAAAACCCTGATAGGGAATCGAAGTGGGGGACGAACCAGGTTTACTTCGCCCACTTCGCGCTCAGCGACATACGGGAGGAAGAATTCCATTCGTATGAACGGTGGGGGAGGGGGAGCATGGGGCTTGCCGGCGCCGCAGCCGGGCCTTTCAAGGTATGGGTGGGCGAGTGGTCGGTCAAAAAGACAGGCGACCTCTACGAGCTTGCCGCGAATGCCGAATCGGTCTCAATCGACTTAAAATTAAATCCCTTAAAACCGGTTGTGCTTCAAGGGGATGAGGGTCTCAGCCAGAAGAGTAAGGAGCCCGGAAACGCCTCCTATTACTTTTCTCAAACCCGCCTTGAGACAAGCGGCACTGTTTCCGTAGAGGGCGGGGAATATGAGGTCCGGGGTCTAAGCTGGCTTGACCGCGAATGGAGCACGAGCGCGCTCGGGCCCGAGCAGGAGGGGTGGGACTGGTTTTCCCTTCAGTTTGATGACGGCCGGGAACTGATGCTTTACCGGCTGAGACTGAAAGGCGGAGGTATGGACGCGTCCTCCTCCGGGACACTCGTAAGCGAGGACGGATCGGTAGTCCCATTGAGCGCGGACGAGTTTGAGATCGAGGTCCTCGACAGATGGAAAAGTCCCGATACCGGGATCGTGTACCCCTCCGGATGGCTGATTAAAATTCCCGGTCTCGGAATGGAATTTGCTGTTACCCCATATCAGGCCGGGCAGGAGCTCCTCCTCTCGTTTGTATACTGGGAGGGCGCTGTCGGTGTATCAGGCGGCGGGCTCGAAGGGAGCGGGTACGTAGAGCTCACCGGTTACGGGGACAGCTTGTAA